From one Micromonospora siamensis genomic stretch:
- a CDS encoding ABC transporter permease, whose translation MSLSPVEGVALAEVESTGDGSAPAKRFVGRSPGQLAWARLKRDRTALVSGAMLVFFVLVALAVPLIQAVYGVGPKEQFQGRLDGFGMPLGYAGGITGEHWFGLEPGLGRDIFIRMVHGLRTSLFIAFAAAVITAAIGVALGTLAGYLGGWVDAVINWITDLTLAMPFLIIALALTPTIALRFYGQREAVPAYFQISVLIGIFALFGWTSTARLVRGQVIALREREFVDAARASGAGLGHMLFRQLLPNVWAPILVSFSLAVPQYITSEAALSFIGVGLTDATPSFGRMIYRSLDYLQTDPAYVFFPGITIFALVLAFNLFGDALRDALDPKSSR comes from the coding sequence GTGAGCCTGTCCCCCGTGGAGGGTGTGGCGCTGGCCGAGGTCGAGTCGACCGGCGACGGCTCGGCCCCGGCGAAGCGGTTCGTCGGCCGGTCACCCGGCCAGCTCGCCTGGGCGAGACTCAAGCGCGACCGGACCGCCCTGGTCAGCGGCGCGATGCTGGTCTTCTTCGTGCTGGTCGCGCTGGCCGTCCCGCTGATCCAGGCGGTGTACGGGGTGGGGCCGAAGGAGCAGTTCCAGGGCCGGCTGGACGGCTTCGGCATGCCGCTGGGCTATGCCGGCGGGATCACCGGCGAGCACTGGTTCGGGCTGGAGCCCGGGCTGGGCCGGGACATCTTCATCCGGATGGTGCACGGCCTGCGTACGTCGCTGTTCATCGCGTTCGCCGCCGCGGTGATCACCGCCGCGATCGGGGTGGCGCTGGGCACCCTCGCCGGCTACCTCGGCGGCTGGGTCGACGCGGTGATCAACTGGATCACCGACCTGACCCTGGCCATGCCCTTCCTGATCATCGCGCTGGCGCTGACCCCGACCATCGCGCTGCGCTTCTACGGCCAGCGCGAGGCGGTGCCGGCGTACTTCCAGATCAGCGTGCTGATCGGGATCTTCGCCCTGTTCGGCTGGACGAGCACCGCCCGCCTGGTCCGCGGCCAGGTCATCGCGCTGCGCGAGCGGGAGTTCGTGGACGCCGCGCGGGCCAGCGGGGCCGGGCTGGGCCACATGCTCTTCCGCCAGCTGCTGCCGAACGTCTGGGCGCCGATCCTGGTCTCGTTCTCGCTGGCCGTGCCGCAGTACATCACCAGCGAGGCGGCGCTGTCGTTCATCGGGGTCGGGTTGACCGACGCCACGCCCAGCTTCGGCCGGATGATCTACCGCAGCCTGGACTACCTGCAGACCGACCCGGCGTACGTCTTCTTCCCCGGCATCACGATCTTCGCGCTCGTGCTCGCCTTCAACCTCTTCGGCGACGCGCTGCGCGACGCGCTCGACCCGAAGTCGTCCAGGTAG
- the mshB gene encoding N-acetyl-1-D-myo-inositol-2-amino-2-deoxy-alpha-D-glucopyranoside deacetylase, translating into MTVVTTLPDRRLLLVHAHPDDESIGTGSTMAHYAADGAHVTLVTCTLGEEGEIHVPALAQLAAAEADQLGGYRIAELAAACAALGVADHRFLGGAGRYRDSGMMGMATNEHPRAFWRADLDEAAGLLVEVIREVRPQVLITYDPNGFYGHPDHIQAHRVAMRAVELAAAEGIAPAKVYWTAMPRSVLEAGLSHFTESSDNPFAGIDHADELPFGTPDPEIAARIDATDQHAAKEAAMRAHATQIPANSWLYSIAGNFGAEFMGVEYFTLAVGEKGPGGGPYGWEDDLFAGLAPDGADRSPAVAVGSR; encoded by the coding sequence GTGACGGTCGTGACGACGCTGCCCGACCGCCGCCTGTTGCTGGTCCACGCGCACCCCGACGACGAGTCCATCGGCACCGGTTCGACGATGGCCCACTACGCCGCCGACGGCGCCCACGTCACCCTGGTCACCTGCACCCTCGGCGAGGAGGGCGAGATCCACGTGCCGGCGCTGGCGCAGCTCGCCGCTGCCGAGGCCGACCAGCTCGGCGGCTACCGGATCGCCGAGCTGGCCGCCGCCTGCGCCGCGCTCGGCGTCGCCGACCACCGCTTCCTCGGCGGCGCCGGCCGCTACCGCGACTCCGGCATGATGGGCATGGCCACCAACGAGCACCCCCGGGCCTTCTGGCGGGCCGACCTCGACGAGGCCGCAGGGCTGCTGGTCGAGGTGATCCGCGAGGTCCGCCCGCAGGTCCTGATCACGTACGACCCGAACGGCTTCTACGGTCACCCGGACCACATCCAGGCGCACCGGGTGGCGATGCGGGCCGTCGAGCTGGCCGCCGCCGAGGGGATCGCCCCCGCCAAGGTCTACTGGACGGCGATGCCGCGCAGCGTCCTCGAGGCCGGCCTCAGCCACTTCACCGAGTCGTCGGACAATCCCTTCGCGGGCATCGACCACGCCGACGAGCTGCCCTTCGGCACGCCGGACCCGGAGATCGCCGCCCGGATCGACGCCACCGACCAGCACGCCGCCAAGGAGGCGGCGATGCGGGCGCACGCCACCCAGATCCCGGCCAACTCGTGGCTCTACTCGATCGCCGGGAACTTCGGCGCGGAGTTCATGGGGGTGGAGTACTTCACCCTGGCGGTCGGCGAGAAGGGACCGGGCGGCGGCCCGTACGGCTGGGAGGACGACCTCTTCGCCGGCCTCGCGCCGGACGGCGCCGACCGGTCCCCGGCCGTGGCGGTCGGCTCCCGGTGA
- the fdxA gene encoding ferredoxin, with product MTYIIAEPCVDVLDKACIEECPVDCIYEGNRMLYIHPDECVDCGACEPVCPVEAIFYEDDVPEQWKDYTGANYEFFEDLGSPGGASKIGKVEKDATFVAAQPPRGEGH from the coding sequence GTGACCTACATCATCGCCGAGCCGTGCGTGGATGTGCTCGACAAGGCATGCATCGAGGAATGCCCGGTCGACTGCATCTACGAGGGCAATCGGATGCTCTACATCCACCCCGACGAGTGCGTCGACTGTGGTGCCTGTGAGCCGGTGTGCCCGGTCGAAGCGATCTTCTACGAGGACGACGTGCCGGAGCAGTGGAAGGACTACACCGGCGCGAACTACGAGTTCTTCGAGGACCTGGGCTCGCCCGGTGGCGCGTCGAAGATCGGCAAGGTCGAGAAGGACGCGACCTTCGTGGCGGCGCAGCCGCCGCGCGGAGAGGGCCACTGA
- a CDS encoding ABC transporter ATP-binding protein, protein MDSPEPARSDDRPEPSARRAAEEPYLRVRDLRVHFDTTDGVVRAVDGISFGVDRGRTLGIVGESGSGKSVTSLAVLGLHDPRRGTVTGEITLGGRQLVGLPEEEVRKLRGRDVAMIFQDPLSALHPYYTVGRQIAEAYRVHHPRAGKREARNRAVDMLGRVGIPQPARRFDQYPHEFSGGMRQRAMIAMALVNDPALLIADEPTTALDVTVQAQILDLLADLQAEFHSAIILITHDLGVVAQVADEVLVMYGGRAVEHGSVEQVLRRPQHPYTWGLLSSVPSLHGDAEADLLPIPGNPPSLINLPPGCAFHPRCRYAGRNGDRSRTEVPALGPAGEPGHLVACHLPAEERDRLYRSDVAQVGVAR, encoded by the coding sequence GTGGACAGTCCGGAACCGGCGCGGTCGGACGACCGCCCCGAGCCGTCGGCGCGGCGCGCGGCGGAGGAGCCCTATCTGCGCGTACGCGACCTGCGGGTCCACTTCGACACCACCGACGGCGTGGTCCGCGCGGTCGACGGGATCTCGTTCGGCGTGGACCGGGGCCGCACCCTCGGCATCGTCGGCGAGTCCGGCTCCGGCAAGAGCGTCACCTCGCTCGCCGTCCTCGGCCTGCACGACCCGCGCCGCGGCACCGTCACCGGCGAGATCACCCTCGGTGGCCGCCAGCTGGTCGGCCTGCCGGAGGAGGAGGTACGCAAGCTGCGCGGCCGCGACGTGGCGATGATCTTCCAGGACCCGCTCTCGGCGCTGCACCCGTACTACACGGTGGGTCGACAGATCGCCGAGGCGTACCGGGTGCACCACCCGCGCGCCGGCAAACGGGAGGCCCGCAACCGGGCGGTCGACATGCTCGGGCGGGTCGGCATCCCGCAGCCGGCCCGCCGCTTCGACCAGTACCCGCACGAGTTCTCCGGCGGGATGCGGCAACGGGCCATGATCGCCATGGCCCTGGTCAACGACCCGGCCCTGCTGATCGCCGACGAGCCGACCACCGCGCTGGACGTGACCGTGCAGGCGCAGATCCTCGACCTGCTCGCCGACCTCCAGGCCGAGTTCCACTCGGCGATCATCCTGATCACCCACGACCTCGGCGTGGTCGCCCAGGTCGCCGACGAGGTGCTCGTCATGTACGGCGGCCGGGCGGTCGAGCACGGCAGCGTGGAGCAGGTGCTGCGGCGCCCGCAGCACCCGTACACCTGGGGGTTGCTCTCCAGCGTGCCCTCGTTGCACGGCGACGCGGAGGCGGACCTGCTGCCCATCCCCGGCAACCCGCCGTCGCTGATCAACCTGCCCCCGGGCTGTGCCTTCCACCCCCGCTGCCGGTACGCCGGCCGCAACGGTGACCGGTCGCGCACCGAGGTCCCGGCGCTGGGCCCGGCGGGGGAGCCGGGACACCTGGTCGCCTGCCACCTGCCCGCCGAGGAGCGGGACCGCCTCTACCGGTCCGACGTCGCCCAGGTGGGGGTCGCTCGGTGA
- a CDS encoding ABC transporter ATP-binding protein, which yields MSTEPLLRVRGLSKHFPVRDGFRTTGLVRAVDGLDFDVRPGETLGLVGESGCGKTTTGRMLVRLLEPTAGTIEFAGRDITHAGRRELRPLRQDLQIIFQDPYASLNPRHTVGRIVAMPLQVNGIDPPGGVKRRVQELLELVGLNPEHYNRYPHEFSGGQRQRIGIARALALRPKLIVADEPVSALDVSIQAQVVNLLRDLQRELDLAFVFIAHDLAVVRHFCQRVAVMYLGRIVEIGDRADIYERPQHPYTRALLSAIPDVTALGPAGRIRLTGDVPTPLDPPSGCRFRTRCWKATERCATEEPALVPRDGGRQATACHYPESGPAAAQPENGPAAAQPENGPPAARRESDPAPVGGGVEEVAE from the coding sequence ATGAGTACCGAGCCGCTGCTGCGGGTTCGCGGGCTGAGCAAGCACTTCCCGGTCCGGGACGGGTTCCGGACGACGGGCCTGGTGCGGGCGGTCGACGGCCTGGACTTCGACGTCCGGCCGGGGGAGACCCTGGGCCTCGTCGGCGAGTCCGGCTGCGGCAAGACCACCACCGGGCGGATGCTGGTCCGCCTGCTGGAGCCCACCGCGGGGACGATCGAGTTCGCCGGGCGGGACATCACCCACGCCGGGCGCCGCGAGCTGCGCCCGCTGCGGCAGGACCTCCAGATCATCTTCCAGGACCCGTACGCCTCGCTGAACCCCCGGCACACCGTCGGCCGGATCGTCGCCATGCCGTTGCAGGTCAACGGGATCGACCCGCCGGGTGGCGTCAAGCGCCGGGTGCAGGAGCTGCTGGAGCTGGTCGGGCTGAACCCGGAGCACTACAACCGCTACCCGCACGAGTTCTCCGGCGGTCAGCGGCAGCGGATCGGCATCGCCCGCGCCCTGGCGCTGCGGCCGAAGCTGATCGTCGCCGACGAGCCGGTCTCCGCCCTGGACGTGTCGATCCAGGCGCAGGTGGTGAACCTGCTGCGCGACCTGCAACGCGAGCTGGACCTGGCGTTCGTCTTCATCGCCCACGACCTCGCCGTGGTCCGGCACTTCTGCCAGCGGGTCGCCGTGATGTACCTGGGCCGGATCGTCGAGATCGGCGACCGGGCGGACATCTACGAGCGGCCGCAACACCCGTACACCCGGGCCCTGCTGTCGGCGATCCCGGACGTGACCGCGCTCGGTCCGGCCGGGCGGATCCGGCTCACCGGCGACGTGCCGACCCCGCTGGACCCGCCGTCCGGCTGCCGGTTCCGGACCCGCTGCTGGAAGGCGACGGAGCGCTGCGCCACCGAGGAACCGGCGCTGGTCCCGCGCGACGGCGGCCGGCAGGCGACCGCCTGCCACTACCCGGAGAGCGGCCCGGCGGCGGCACAGCCGGAGAACGGTCCGGCGGCGGCACAGCCGGAGAACGGTCCACCGGCGGCCCGGCGGGAAAGTGACCCCGCGCCGGTGGGCGGCGGCGTCGAGGAGGTGGCGGAGTGA
- a CDS encoding ABC transporter substrate-binding protein encodes MRPRAAAAAGGAIALVVALGACSENTGEGTTVDATRQQTGVIATDPKDSQGPAAEVEGATKGGTFTIIRETPISHLDPQRTYSFAGLMASPLFARYLTTWKDDGKGGLVLVGDLAETPGKNVNNDCKVWEFTIKDGVKFEDGSPITSKEIAYGIARSFDPDLTSGPTYIQEWLADTAQFDTKWDFKKNKTSLPPGLTTPDAKTLRFEFAKPRCDLPFAVSLPTTAPLKPEQDTGVNLDQKPFSSGPYKILKNQAGVQITLDRNPNWDPKTDPVRHQYPDQFVWTFGPTADAAVNRVIADNGADQSALAWNYVPASLVAKVAGDQALKSRTILSPTPSANQLVINNQRVKDLKVRQALNYAIDREGLIKALGGQTVAQPMTTLMPPSTIGYQAYDAYPAGATGNPEKAKELLGGQTPELVLGVADNTNEQQIAVQLKGNLERAGFKITVRNIPDDAKLDEVKKKDNPWDLYIGNWAADWPSGASILPVLYDGRTIKPEGNSNSAFFNDDAINAEMDRILALPPAEQGPEWGKLDERIMKEFAPVVPLYVDVAYAVHGSKVGGVFISSVFGYPSFVNAYVKQ; translated from the coding sequence ATGCGACCACGCGCAGCGGCCGCCGCAGGCGGCGCCATCGCACTGGTTGTGGCGCTCGGCGCCTGTTCGGAGAACACCGGCGAAGGCACCACGGTGGACGCCACCCGGCAGCAGACCGGGGTGATCGCGACCGACCCGAAGGACTCCCAGGGGCCGGCCGCCGAGGTGGAGGGCGCCACCAAGGGCGGCACGTTCACCATCATCCGGGAGACCCCCATCTCCCACCTGGACCCCCAGCGGACGTACTCGTTCGCCGGCCTGATGGCCAGCCCGCTCTTCGCCCGCTACCTGACCACCTGGAAGGACGACGGCAAGGGTGGCCTGGTCCTGGTGGGCGACCTGGCCGAGACGCCGGGCAAGAACGTCAACAACGACTGCAAGGTCTGGGAATTCACCATCAAGGACGGGGTGAAGTTCGAGGACGGCAGCCCGATCACCTCGAAGGAGATCGCGTACGGCATCGCCCGCTCCTTCGACCCCGACCTCACCAGCGGCCCCACCTACATCCAGGAGTGGCTGGCCGACACCGCGCAGTTCGACACCAAGTGGGACTTCAAGAAGAACAAGACGTCGCTGCCGCCCGGCCTGACCACCCCGGACGCCAAGACGCTGCGCTTCGAGTTCGCCAAGCCCCGCTGCGACCTGCCCTTCGCGGTCTCGCTGCCGACCACCGCCCCGCTGAAGCCGGAGCAGGACACCGGGGTCAACCTGGACCAGAAGCCGTTCTCCTCCGGGCCTTACAAGATCCTGAAGAACCAGGCGGGCGTCCAGATCACCCTGGACCGCAACCCGAACTGGGACCCGAAGACCGACCCGGTACGCCACCAGTACCCGGACCAGTTCGTCTGGACCTTCGGCCCGACCGCCGACGCGGCGGTCAACCGGGTGATCGCCGACAACGGCGCCGACCAGAGCGCGCTGGCCTGGAACTACGTGCCCGCCTCGCTGGTCGCCAAGGTCGCCGGTGACCAGGCGCTGAAGTCGCGGACCATCCTGTCCCCGACGCCGAGCGCCAACCAGCTCGTGATCAACAACCAGCGGGTCAAGGACCTCAAGGTCCGCCAGGCACTGAACTACGCGATCGACCGGGAGGGCCTGATCAAGGCGCTCGGCGGGCAGACCGTGGCCCAGCCGATGACCACCCTGATGCCGCCGTCCACCATCGGCTACCAGGCGTACGACGCGTACCCTGCCGGCGCCACCGGCAACCCGGAGAAGGCCAAGGAGCTGCTCGGTGGGCAGACCCCCGAGCTGGTGCTCGGCGTCGCCGACAACACCAACGAGCAGCAGATCGCCGTTCAGCTCAAGGGCAACCTGGAGCGCGCCGGCTTCAAGATCACCGTGCGCAACATTCCGGACGACGCGAAGCTCGACGAGGTCAAGAAGAAGGACAACCCCTGGGACCTCTACATCGGTAACTGGGCGGCCGACTGGCCGAGCGGCGCGTCGATCCTGCCGGTGCTCTACGACGGCCGGACCATCAAGCCCGAGGGCAACAGCAACAGCGCGTTCTTCAACGACGACGCGATCAACGCCGAGATGGACCGCATCCTGGCACTGCCCCCGGCCGAGCAGGGCCCGGAGTGGGGCAAGCTCGACGAGCGGATCATGAAGGAGTTCGCGCCGGTGGTGCCGCTCTACGTCGACGTGGCGTACGCGGTGCACGGTTCCAAGGTCGGCGGCGTCTTCATCTCCTCCGTCTTCGGCTACCCGTCGTTCGTCAACGCGTACGTCAAGCAGTGA
- a CDS encoding S9 family peptidase, whose product MDFPELAARTRRFSLGAPRAVTVAEDGSRVVFLRSDGPEDPADALWLYDVAAGEERVVADPAALLGADADPAALSPGERALRERQRLSAAGIGSYALDAAGRVAVFALAGRVFRADLVHGDVIEVATVGPVIDPRPDPTGERLAYVTDAAEGVRRGQLRVVGSDGTDTLLAGEDSGVTWGLAEHIAAEEFGRFRGYWWAPDGRSVLAARVDDSRLPRWHLHDPADPAGPPTTLPYPAAGGANAEVSLHLLDLDDGWVDVHWDRETYPYLTSVDWADGGPLITVLRRSQQHGLVLAVDPRTGETQVHAELADPRWVEPIPGTPAHLPDGRVLVGGELAHDGYDARCLFADGTLLTPPSLYVRRVVGRLPSGAGGPADLLVEASDGEPSERHLFRVRTAIGGGVDARRLTTDAGWHTAAVGGDVLVVGFASLDHPGTRWTVYRGEQEVAELRSLAATPPYAPLPLLERVTDRRLPAAVLYPDNHVTGRRLPVLLDVYGGPGHQEVVAARAAWLERQWWADSGFAVVTIDNRGTPGVSPSFEKAIHRRVADVVLTDQMDALAALAEKHPDLDLGRVAVRGWSFGGWLAGLAVLRHPELFRAAIVGAPVTDWALYDTAYTERYLGLPDDGMDVYAHHSLVELAAEPVRDPEQARPMLLVHGLVDDNVVAAHTLRLSAALLAAGRPHSVLPLTGATHMAAGGTAERLLRLELDFLRAVL is encoded by the coding sequence GTGGACTTTCCCGAGCTGGCCGCCCGTACCCGTCGGTTCAGCCTCGGGGCGCCGCGCGCCGTCACCGTCGCCGAGGACGGCTCCCGGGTGGTGTTCCTCCGCTCGGACGGCCCCGAGGATCCCGCCGACGCCCTCTGGCTCTACGACGTGGCCGCCGGCGAGGAACGGGTGGTCGCCGATCCGGCGGCGCTGCTCGGCGCGGACGCCGACCCGGCCGCCCTCTCCCCCGGTGAACGGGCGTTGCGTGAGCGGCAGCGGCTGAGCGCGGCCGGCATCGGCTCGTACGCCCTGGACGCGGCCGGCCGGGTGGCGGTTTTCGCGCTGGCCGGGCGGGTGTTCCGGGCCGACCTGGTGCACGGCGACGTGATCGAGGTGGCCACCGTCGGCCCGGTGATCGACCCCCGGCCCGACCCGACCGGCGAACGGCTGGCCTACGTCACCGACGCCGCCGAGGGGGTACGCCGCGGCCAGCTGCGGGTGGTCGGGTCCGACGGCACGGACACCCTGCTCGCCGGGGAGGACTCCGGGGTCACCTGGGGCCTGGCCGAGCACATCGCCGCCGAGGAGTTCGGCCGGTTCCGGGGCTACTGGTGGGCGCCGGACGGGCGCTCGGTGCTGGCGGCCCGGGTCGACGACTCCCGGCTGCCCCGCTGGCACCTGCACGACCCGGCCGACCCGGCCGGTCCGCCGACGACGCTGCCGTACCCGGCGGCTGGCGGGGCGAACGCCGAGGTCAGCCTGCACCTGCTCGACCTGGACGACGGCTGGGTCGACGTGCACTGGGACCGGGAGACCTACCCGTACCTGACCTCGGTGGACTGGGCGGACGGCGGGCCGCTGATCACCGTGCTGCGTCGCTCCCAGCAGCACGGCCTGGTGCTGGCGGTGGACCCGCGTACCGGGGAGACGCAGGTGCACGCCGAGCTGGCCGACCCGCGCTGGGTGGAGCCGATCCCGGGCACCCCGGCGCACCTGCCGGACGGTCGGGTGCTGGTGGGCGGGGAGCTGGCCCACGACGGGTACGACGCCCGCTGCCTCTTCGCCGACGGCACCCTGCTCACCCCGCCCTCGCTCTACGTGCGCCGGGTGGTGGGGCGGCTGCCCTCGGGCGCGGGCGGCCCGGCGGACCTGCTGGTGGAGGCGAGCGACGGCGAGCCGAGCGAGCGGCACCTGTTCCGGGTGCGGACCGCGATCGGCGGTGGGGTGGACGCCCGCCGGCTGACCACGGACGCGGGCTGGCACACCGCCGCGGTCGGCGGGGACGTGCTGGTGGTGGGGTTCGCCTCGCTGGACCACCCGGGGACCCGCTGGACGGTGTACCGGGGCGAGCAGGAGGTGGCCGAGCTGCGGTCGCTGGCCGCCACCCCGCCGTACGCGCCGCTGCCGCTGCTGGAGCGGGTGACCGACCGGCGGCTGCCAGCCGCGGTGCTCTACCCGGACAACCACGTGACCGGCCGGCGGCTGCCGGTGCTGCTGGACGTGTACGGCGGCCCCGGCCACCAGGAGGTGGTGGCCGCGCGGGCGGCGTGGCTGGAGCGGCAGTGGTGGGCCGACTCCGGCTTCGCGGTGGTGACGATCGACAACCGGGGCACCCCCGGGGTGTCCCCGTCGTTCGAGAAGGCGATCCACCGGCGGGTGGCCGACGTGGTGCTCACCGACCAGATGGACGCGCTGGCCGCTCTCGCCGAGAAGCATCCCGACCTGGACCTGGGCCGGGTGGCGGTGCGGGGCTGGTCGTTCGGGGGCTGGCTGGCCGGGCTGGCGGTGCTGCGTCACCCGGAGCTGTTCCGGGCGGCGATCGTGGGGGCGCCGGTGACCGACTGGGCGTTGTACGACACCGCGTACACCGAGCGCTATCTGGGCCTGCCGGACGACGGGATGGACGTCTACGCCCACCATTCGCTGGTGGAGCTGGCCGCCGAGCCGGTCCGCGACCCGGAGCAGGCCCGCCCGATGCTGCTGGTGCACGGGCTGGTCGACGACAACGTGGTGGCCGCGCACACGCTGCGGCTCTCGGCGGCGCTGCTGGCCGCCGGCCGGCCGCACTCGGTGCTGCCGCTGACCGGCGCCACCCACATGGCCGCCGGGGGCACCGCCGAGCGCCTGCTGAGGCTGGAGCTGGACTTCCTGCGCGCCGTGCTGTGA
- a CDS encoding GNAT family N-acetyltransferase, with protein MLRQQDVGHRIVVRRIVGIREGRPQFSDALGELVELTETQITLATRQGRLTVPLAQVHRAKRVPPTARPTAASVVALEVAADEAWPAAVRGRLGDWLLRGAAGWSGRANSALPIGDPDRPLPAAVDAIERWYADLGQPAMVNTPLPLAAPVGAELDARGWGTRPPVLVQTVPLAALPPAPPASADRPPVELATVPSPEWLAVAAGRKGGLPEAARHVLTAVDQVRFAHVYADGALVAMGRGTVTGGGRWLGLSLIEVVPGARRRGLADRVVRELVAWGAATGATDAFLQVEQRNTAAVGLYRKLGFHTHHTYLTRVAPPA; from the coding sequence GTGCTCCGACAGCAGGATGTGGGACACCGGATCGTGGTCCGGCGGATTGTGGGGATTCGCGAAGGCCGGCCGCAGTTCTCGGACGCTCTCGGTGAGCTGGTCGAGCTGACCGAGACCCAGATCACCCTGGCCACCCGGCAGGGCCGGCTGACCGTTCCGCTGGCCCAGGTGCACCGCGCCAAGCGGGTGCCGCCCACCGCCCGGCCGACCGCCGCCTCCGTGGTGGCGCTGGAGGTCGCCGCCGACGAGGCGTGGCCCGCCGCGGTCCGCGGCCGGCTCGGTGACTGGCTGCTGCGCGGCGCCGCCGGGTGGAGCGGTCGGGCAAACTCGGCGCTGCCGATCGGCGACCCGGACCGGCCGCTGCCGGCCGCGGTGGACGCCATCGAACGCTGGTACGCCGACCTCGGCCAGCCGGCGATGGTGAACACCCCGCTGCCGCTGGCCGCCCCGGTCGGCGCGGAGCTCGACGCCCGAGGCTGGGGCACCCGGCCGCCGGTGCTGGTGCAGACCGTGCCGCTGGCCGCGCTGCCGCCGGCCCCGCCGGCGTCGGCCGATCGTCCTCCGGTGGAGCTCGCCACGGTGCCGTCCCCGGAGTGGCTGGCCGTCGCCGCCGGGCGCAAGGGCGGCCTCCCGGAGGCCGCGCGGCACGTGCTCACCGCCGTGGACCAGGTCCGCTTCGCCCACGTGTACGCCGACGGCGCGCTGGTCGCCATGGGGCGCGGCACGGTCACCGGCGGGGGCCGCTGGCTGGGGCTGAGCCTGATCGAGGTGGTCCCCGGGGCACGCCGACGGGGACTGGCCGACCGGGTGGTCCGTGAGCTGGTCGCCTGGGGTGCCGCAACCGGCGCGACGGACGCCTTCCTCCAGGTCGAGCAGCGCAACACCGCGGCCGTGGGCCTCTACCGGAAGCTGGGCTTCCACACCCACCACACCTACCTGACCCGGGTCGCCCCGCCCGCCTGA
- a CDS encoding ABC transporter permease: MARFLIRRLLSAALTLFAVSVLSFLMFFALPRDPVTGMCPKNCNPERLERVRQELGLNDPLIAQYAGYMKGIVTGRDLGSAQGGRCDAPCLGWSYVSNEAVTDSIARVLPVTLSIVVPAAILWLLLGVGLGMVSALRRGTWLDRAAIGFSLTGASLQLYFVGAVLLIVFVYNLRLLPVPSYTSLLDDPLRWASGLVLAWVALAFLFSAIYARLSRAQMLETLSEDFVRTARAKGLAKPQVYGRHALRAAITPVVTIAGLDVGGALGGTVITETTFGLNGMGRLAVDAVRSGDLPTIMATVLIAAIFVVLANMVVDLLYAAIDPRVRLR; encoded by the coding sequence ATGGCGCGTTTCCTCATCCGCCGGCTGCTCTCGGCGGCGCTCACCCTCTTCGCGGTCAGCGTGCTCAGCTTCCTGATGTTCTTCGCCCTGCCGCGCGACCCGGTCACCGGCATGTGCCCGAAGAACTGCAACCCGGAACGCCTGGAGCGGGTCCGCCAGGAGTTGGGCCTGAACGATCCGCTGATCGCCCAGTACGCCGGCTACATGAAGGGCATCGTCACCGGGCGGGACCTGGGCAGCGCCCAGGGCGGTCGGTGCGACGCCCCCTGCCTCGGCTGGTCGTACGTCTCGAACGAGGCGGTCACCGACTCGATCGCCCGGGTGCTGCCGGTGACGTTGAGCATCGTCGTGCCCGCGGCGATCCTCTGGCTGCTGCTCGGGGTGGGGCTGGGCATGGTCTCCGCGCTGCGCCGCGGCACCTGGTTGGACCGGGCCGCCATCGGCTTCTCGCTGACCGGCGCGTCGCTGCAGCTCTACTTCGTCGGCGCGGTGCTGCTGATCGTCTTCGTCTACAACCTGCGGTTGCTGCCGGTGCCGAGCTACACGTCCCTGCTGGACGATCCCCTGCGGTGGGCCAGCGGGCTGGTGCTGGCCTGGGTGGCGCTGGCCTTCCTCTTCTCCGCCATCTACGCGCGGCTGTCCCGGGCGCAGATGCTGGAGACGCTCTCCGAGGACTTCGTCCGGACCGCCCGGGCCAAGGGTCTGGCCAAACCCCAGGTGTACGGCCGGCACGCGCTGCGCGCGGCGATCACGCCGGTGGTGACCATCGCCGGGCTCGACGTGGGCGGGGCGCTGGGCGGGACGGTGATCACCGAGACCACCTTCGGGTTGAACGGGATGGGCCGGCTGGCCGTGGACGCGGTCCGCTCCGGCGACCTGCCGACCATCATGGCCACGGTGCTGATCGCGGCGATCTTCGTGGTGCTGGCCAACATGGTGGTGGACCTGCTCTACGCCGCGATCGACCCGCGGGTCCGCCTGCGCTGA